In the Sarcophilus harrisii chromosome 3, mSarHar1.11, whole genome shotgun sequence genome, one interval contains:
- the LOC100920543 gene encoding olfactory receptor 51G2-like, translating into MTHLPKSHYILNLNSSSFQPPFFLLTGIPGFEAAHIWIAIPLCIMYTIALLGNCIILFIIKTTSSLHEPQYIFLSILAATDIGLSISTLPTVLNIFLLNHREIEFHSCLAQMFFIHMFSSMESAILLAMAFDRFVAIRNPLHYTMILTHPQIIGMGIVAVLRGVALMAPLPILLKRLPFCKNIILSHGYCYHPDVMKLACGPVRVNIIYGLVLVLCSFGVDSVLIVVSYVLILKTVVSIASSEGRLKALNTCISHIVTVVIFYVPLIILALIHRFGTFTSPLFHVTMANLFLFLTPVLNPLVYSFKTKHIRFALQKAFMRRII; encoded by the coding sequence ATGACTCACCTCCCAAAGAGTCACTATATATTAAATTTGAACAGTAGCTCCTTTCAACCACCCTTCTTCCTCCTGACAGGTATCCCAGGATTTGAGGCAGCACACATCTGGATCGCTATCCCTCTGTGCATCATGTACACAATTGCCCTACTTGGAAACTGTATCATTCTATTCATCATTAAGACTACTTCCAGTCTTCATGAACCTCAATATATCTTCTTGTCCATTCTGGCAGCTACAGATATTGGCCTGTCTATATCCACATTGCCAACAGTGCTTAATATCTTCCTTCTCAACCATCGGGAAATAGAGTTCCACAGCTGCCTGGCACAGATGTTTTTCATCCATATGTTTTCCTCCATGGAGTCTGCCATCCTATTGGCTATGGCCTTTGATCGTTTTGTGGCTATCCGAAACCCATTACACTATACCATGATCCTTACCCATCCTCAAATCATAGGGATGGGGATAGTGGCTGTATTGAGGGGAGTGGCACTGATGGCACCCTTGCCTATCTTGCTCAAAAGATTACCTTTCTGCAAAAACATAATACTCTCCCATGGTTATTGCTACCATCCTGATGTCATGAAGCTGGCCTGTGGACCAGTCAGGGTCAACATAATCTATGGGTTGGttcttgttctttgttcttttggTGTTGACTCTGTGCTCATTGTTGTCTCCTATGTCCTTATTCTGAAGACAGTTGTGAGCATTGCTTCAAGTGAGGGACGCCTAAAGGCTCTCAATACTTGCATCTCACACATAGTCACAGTTGTTATCTTCTATGTGCCACTTATTATTCTGGCCCTAATTCACCGATTTGGTACATTCACTTCACCTCTCTTTCATGTCACTATGGccaatcttttcctcttcctaacCCCAGTCCTGAATCCATTGGTCTATAGCTTTAAAACCAAACATATTCGCTTTGCCTTACAGAAAGCATTCATGAGAAGGATCATTTGA
- the LOC100930082 gene encoding olfactory receptor 51G2-like — protein sequence MSTYNSSAFQPAVFILTGLRELVGARLWLGPLLSLMYVITFIGNCTLLYLVKIEHSLQEPQYLFLSKLAGADIGLSVSTLYSVFLVYILGINEITFDGCLTQLFFIHTFSSTGSGILLAMAFDCFVAISHPLHYTTILTHTRIAKMGLATFLRGVALMTPLPILLKRLPFCKGQTLAYSYCLHPNVMKLACGRVKINIFYGLVLVLCSFGLDSVLIGLSYVLILRAVLGIASREGRFKALNTCISHIFIVLIYYMPHLSITLMHRIPHQSSPLTHAVLGNLYLFMPPLINPIVYSLKTKQIRAALQKTFKAWRK from the coding sequence ATGTCAACATACAATAGCTCTGCCTTCCAGCCAGCTGTCTTCATTCTGACAGGCCTGAGAGAACTTGTAGGGGCTCGCCTATGGTTGGGTCCACTCCTGAGTCTAATGTATGTCATCACTTTTATTGGCAATTGCACATTATTATATCTGGTGAAAATTGAGCATAGCCTCCAGGAGCCACAGTACTTATTTCTATCCAAGTTGGCTGGAGCTGATATTGGTCTATCTGTCTCAACATTATATTCTGTATTTTTGGTCTATATTCTTGGCATTAATGAAATTACATTTGATGGTTGCCTCACTCAGCTCTTCTTTATCCACACTTTCTCCTCTACGGGTTCAGGAATCCTCTTGGCTATGGCTTTTGACTGCTTTGTGGCCATCAGTCACCCACTGCACTATACCACCATCCTCACCCACACACGCATTGCCAAAATGGGACTGGCAACTTTCCTGAGGGGTGTTGCTCTCATGACTCCACTGCCTATTCTTCTCAAGAGGCTTCCTTTTTGCAAGGGTCAGACACTAGCCTACTCTTACTGTCTTCACCCAAATGTGATGAAGCTAGCTTGTGGTCGTGTCAAGATCAACATCTTCTATGGTCTTGTGCTTGTTCTTTGCTCCTTTGGACTTGACTCTGTTCTCATTGGTCTTTCCTATGTTCTTATCCTGAGGGCTGTTTTAGGTATTGCCTCTAGAGAGGGAAGATTCAAGGCACTCAACACCTGCATTTCTCACATTTTCATTGTTCTCATCTATTATATGCCACATCTTTCAATTACATTAATGCACCGTATTCCCCACCAAAGCTCACCACTGACCCATGCTGTCTTGGGAAACCTTTATCTCTTCATGCCTCCACTGATTAATCCCATAGTGTATAGTCTTAAAACCAAACAAATTCGTGCTGCCCTCCAGAAGACATTCAAGGCATGGAGGAAATGA